CTTTTTCCTGATAAAGAAACTTTGGCTCAGAGTGATTAGATGACTTGTCGGAGATCCTAACAGATGGTAAGAAGTAGCACTGAGGTTGAAACCTGGGCTACCTGAGCAGAGAGTCCACCACTCCGCCCTGCCACAAGCAGGCCTGAGCACATGGTGGGACATCTTACTAGTCAATTAATCTTTCTGTGACTTtttgtcctcatctgtaaaggagCAATAATAACAGCACAGAAGGTTGCTGAGAGAGTAAAACTAACATATGAACAATGTGTAACAATAAGCTACAGCTCTTGTACAAGGCTTATGACATTCCAGGCACCCCTCCACGATTAGCCAGCCACACCTTACAGACAAGGATACTGAGGTAcaagggtcaggggcactgagtaaTTTACAAAAGGTCAGTGAACTTCCTTTGTCCTGGGATTTTGTTGGATACAGCTCAAGCAGAGGTAAAAAGCACAGACTTTGGCGCCAGGCTTCTTGGGTCCAAGCCTGCCTCTGCCATTATTAAATGTGTGATCTCTGGCTAGTCACTACAGCTCTCTGTGTTTCAGCTTCCCTGATCTTGAGAGAGGAAAATGGTAAGGTCAGCAGACCTTACCTCCCAAGACTGCTTTAAGTAAATGCATTAGTTACGCATGTTAAGTACTGAGGGAAGTGTCCTGCACATAGTGAGTACTCAATTAAAGCTGCTCATGCTGGTGTTATTAATGCACAGTGTATGCCCACAATCCCAGGTGGGGACACCCAAGCCTTCCCGACCATCCTCCGACCATGGGAAGAGGGACTAAGAGAGTTACCTCTAGGATTAGGATGATATGGCCATTGGCCAAGCCCATCAGCAGGTGGGTGAGGTGGGCATAGCCCTCAGGCGACACCTGGCAGCCACCCAGAGGATCCCCCCGAGCAGCGTCGAAGCCAGCTGAGACCAGCACCAGTTCTGGGttaaactgaggcagagagagaagagacacACTGAGCATGAAGGAGGGGGCATGGGGACTTAGTAGCTCAGGGAGACCCAGAGACATGGAGACAAGGACAAATGAAAACAGGGTGATGCAAGTCAGAGGGATTGAGACATGGGACCTGGAGCCCAGGAGACACAAGCCCAGAGCCCTGAAAATAGGGAGGGCAGGACatggagacacaagagagactTGGAGACATGGACACATCAGACACAGATTTTGAGACACAAGATAGAGAGATGCAGATGTGAGAAATGCATGGATGGGGACATGAAGCAGAATTGTAAGCTGTGGAGACTCATGTCAAGAGACAGTGACATGAAACAGAGAGATTATGTTCTCACAATATACACCCAAGGCTGAGACCAAGAGGCAAACACTCCCCTCCCTGGATCAAACATGGGACACATGTGCACAACACAGGGTTTTATACACAGTGCTAAAGAGAGGTACACACATGCTTCCATCATAGAAGATTACAACAAAAGTGCCACACACAGAAGACggtcacacacagccacacacaatcAAACAGTCTCATACAGACTGGACTATTCATGGTATtagtcacacatacacacacacacataatttctcAGAGGGAACAGTAATCCACAGCTACTCCTGCACCAACACAATTATACACGTCACCACCAAAAGCAAAACAGTCATACATGCTGTTGCACCCACAGGAAATGGACACTTGCACAGTCACACACATACTATTTCAGAGTTACACAAACACAGATGGTAGTCACAGCCACTGTgcacagacatacatacacatcTGAGCATGCATGTCTGCACAGAGGTCACAAAAATGGCACTCACATTCATCAACCCTCAGAGTAAATCATGCATACATGATTTGCCACGGACATACATGGTTTATACATGGAGAAGAGTTACCTATAGCTACTTAGTGTCaggcaaatatatattaatatataggcCATAGCAGACAGTTGGAGAGATGACTGTCAGAGAGAGAGCTGTGCACAATATCACAGCCATCACACAGAGCAATGGTAGTGACAAATAGCTACCCGTAGAGTCTCACACATACTCGAACCCCTCAACACCGTGCAGTTCCATAAAGATGGCAGTCACATGGGGCCACCATCACACACAGACCAGCACTAGTGATGGTGTACACATGGGACATGTTCACAACCAGCCATAATTGCAGGCAAGATTACTCTCACACACCCAGAAGTCCTCACAGTTACACACAGAGGGCAGTCACAGACAGATACTGCACAGACATACCCAAAGGCCATCACACAGTCACATCCCCTCACCCAAAGCCATCACTACTGTCACCCACAGGCCCTCTCACAGGATCAGTCACCTGTAAGTTGGACACATGCACACTCACTACCACATACAGAGTCTCATCACGTGCACCCCGAATCATACCTCATAAGCAATGGGAAGCACCAGACGGTGCCAGGCAGCCAGGTAGTCAGCATCACCCATGCGGGGCCCATTCCAGGCCACATTGACAGTGAATCCTGTGCCTGTAGCTTTACCTATCCGGGTACAGGCACCCTCATTCCCCATGGGAAAGAAGGTACCATGATCATAGCGGTGCAGGGAAATGTACAGCACACTGTGGGGACAGGGTGGGAAGGGGGGACAACAGCTGGTTAGCAAGGTGCCCCTGAGGCATGGCCTGCCCATCTCCCTGACCACactccagcccctgccccagcccctcaccTGGGGTCCTCCTCAAATATGTGCTGAGTTCCATTACCATGATGGATGTCCCAGTCCACGATCAGGATCCTGAGGAGGGGACAGCACCTTAGTTACCTGGCAACACTggttccctgggggagggcaggggctaCATCCCTGGAGTCTGTGTGCCGGGACATTTACTGCGGGTGGCAGGACCCTGAGTCCCTGGGGAAAGCGCTGGGTGGCAGGCTTGTGGGTCCTATCAGAGTCCTAAGGGCTTCACAGTGGGCCAGAGCAGGTGCTCAGGGCCAGATCCTGGGCCCCATGTGGATAAGTGCCATGGGCCTTTTGAAGTAAGCACCAGAAGCCAGCCCCTGGGTTCTGTTAGGATAGTCATCAAGGGCCAGAAATTCTGGGGCAGGGGACCTTGGATTCTGTTTGATAAGCACCTGCATGCCACAATCTGGGGATCCCATTTGGGTCAGGCCCCAGAAGCTAGATCCTCCTTGGTCCTTTTCTGGAAGTGCTGGGCAACTGGACCCTGGGGTGGTCCTGGGTAACTTTGGGGGCTGCATTACAGGGCCTGCTGAGTAAGCACTGGGCAGTGGAGGCAGGGAGCCTTACCGCAGTGCATGCCCACTGATGGCCTGGGCATGGCGAGCAGCCACagccacagaattaaaaaaacagaaaccacaaGCTGCATCCGGCTCTGCATGGTGGCCAGGAGGTCGCACTACAGCAATGCCATTCAAaacctgggggaggggcaggaagcaAAGATTAGACCACCCACCCTCACCGCTTTCCCTCCCCTTTCCTGTCTCTTGTGCCCCTACTACTCCACCAGCTGCTAAGGCCTCCTCCCCACAGCCCTGTAGGCCCCATCCCCCTGGGTGCACTTCCCTGTGAGTAAGGCCTCTGGCGAGCTGGGGCTGTAGTCCCCTTCCATTGCGGACTGCTCTCCAAGTCCCCTTTCCTCAGGCCTGGCCCAACTCTCAGAGCTGCCTCTTTcttgcccgcccccccccccaggacTTCCTTGCCAGGAGCCCAAGGTCCCCTCCCCAAAGCACAGGCACCTCTCCTGCCAGTACTGCCTCCACCAGGCGACAGGCGGCGCCTGCAGCCAGCTGTGCgcaggcaaaagtgctggagcAGATGTAGATGGAGTCATAGTTGGCACCCTCACGGCGCAGCTCCCGGGTCTTCATCTTCTCCGTGGCCCGCAGACGTTCCAAGTGCTCAGCACTGGAGGTACAGAGGGGGCACTTGAGAAGACAGCCAGGTAATTCTGTCCCCTCCacatccttccccaccccatgTCTTGTAACAGCTCCATGTATCAGAGAGGCAAGCCCAGGCTCCATGCTCTGAGGCCCATCCTACCCTGGCCACATGGGTCTGACCTGTGGCAGGTGAGCAGCTCAGCATCTGTAGCAGGCCTTGCGGGCAGGGAGTGGCAGCGCTTGGCAAGGCCCAGTTCGTCCAGGTGATGCATGATACAGTGGATGCGCTGGGGCATCTCAGGGTGGTAGCTAGGAGTGAGGGAACAGAGGCAGGGCTTACTACTGAAAGCGGGggtccctccccacttcccacttAGCCTGGTTCTCTGACTGCTTACTTATCCCACAAGTTGTAGTGCTCCATCATCCGCTGGTCATAGACCAACCCCGTGCGAGCCTGTAGCACCGGCCATATCGGAACGGAGAGCTCAGAGGACTGTGGcagtttctcttcctccttctcttccacaTCATCCTTCTCCACAGTGTCCTTTTCTTCCAGGCTCTCAACTGCAAGGGGAGGCCACATTCACCCTACTCCCTTATGCCGCCCCCAACCTAGATCCCTGTAATACTCTGGAACGAGGTTTACCCAAACCTAAAAAGGGGTGGGAGGCCTGAAATCAGGGCCCAGTAAGAGAGAGGGCAtgattcccccctccccccagcaagGTGGCTTCCGGAAGGTCAGAGTGGGGTCTGAAGAGAAACTCCTCCCACAGCTCATTCCTTACCCAACCCCTGACCCAACATACTCCCTGACACCTACCTGATCTCACAAGGCTCTCCCAGAAGGGTTCCAGGGCTTCTAGAGCACAGGAGAGTGACACCTGGGCACTGGAGGTCAAGTGAGGGAGAAATGTGACCAACCAGCTCCTGAATGAGCAGTGAGGGGCCTgcttctcccctcctccacctggGCTTACCTCGGGCAGGGGGCACCAGGAGACTCTAACATAGGACAAGGGTCACCCAGAAGGGTGTGGAGGGAGGCGCTGACACCTTCAGCCAGAGAGCGGAGATTATAGCCACCCTGGGAGAAGGAATTCATGTGAGGGTGGGCAGGAAAGAGCCAGATGTTATCAGAGAAGAGTATGAATGACACTGGGGTGGTGCTGGCTGCATGCCAAGGCATTTGAAGGGTGATTTCATTTGCTGAGCAAATAGTCTGAGGTGGTTACAACTATTATGATACACCTCTGACATAAGGGAAGCAGAGGCCTAGGGAAGTTGAGGGACGTAGGTGAGGTTGTCCAGCTAGTAAGTGGAAATGCTGGGACAGGAACTTCTGCCAGATTTGAATGTTGTTCTTCTGTCTTCCAGGATCCATGGGCTGAAGTGGAATGAGTCACTCACCTCCAGTGAGAGGATCAGCTTGCCTTCTGCCAGACCCATGAGCAGATGGGTGAGCTGGGCGAACCCTGCTGGAGTGGCGGCCATCTCACCCTGGGGGGGACACGGAGGGTCAGCCTGGCTCCACAGGGCCTCCTTCTGCCCTCCCGCCATCCCCAAGTACCTGCCTTACCTTGGGGTCCCCTTGGAGGGCATCAAATCCAGCGGCTACCAGGACCAGCTGGGGCTGGAACTGAAGGAGGGAGGAATCACATGAGGCCACCTGCTATCATGGCCCATTCCTCAACATCACCTCTGCCCCAGCACACCCCAGAGCCCCAGGACCTCAAATGCAACTGGCAGGAGGACGTGAAGGAAAGCGGCGATGTAGTCAGCATCTTGCATCCCCACCTGCAGACAGGGAGGTATAATGGGGACGTGCTGCCATCTGCTCTGAAGGGCAGGAGTGGGTCTCACTTTGGGGGTGAAGGGTAGGCAGACACTGACCTGGTTCCAAGGCACATTGATGGTGTATCCCTGGCCTTGGCCTAAACCTGTGGTGGACCAATTAGAGGCCTTAAGATGGGGCCAGAACCGACCTTGCTCATAGCGGTGGATGGAGAAATAGAGGACACTggaggcagagaaaaaaaaagaggtgggggGTTCAGTCAGTATTCCCCAGAAACCTCCAACCCACAGCTACCACAGTTGACTTAACCACTCATTCATTCTCTCAATAATTTCcccatgaatttttaaattcatatattcattcttccatTCAGTTGCCAAATTATTCATCCTCCCATTCATTAATTCTTCCATTTATCCATTACCTCACTTACTCATTCATTTGGTCTCTTACTGAAATTCCTCCCACAGCAAACACTGCTGCCCCTTTCAGTGCCCATACAGTTCTACCTCTGAGACCCCAGGAGCTATCAGGTCTATTCCACCCCTAAGGGCTCCTGACCCCATTGGGAACTCTAGATCATGCCTGCTTACCCACCTGCCTCTGTTACCACGGTAGTGAACACAGAACACTGTGACACTGAAGGCCCATAGGGGCATGTGGCTCTTAGTGGGAGCCAGGTAAGGCTGAAAAGAATGCCAGGCAAGGCTAGGGAGCTTAGTATTTTCACTGAAGGAAGTGGGGAGACTCAGGAGCTATGTGGGGCTAGAGTGAGGATGCTGGCTGGGGCTCCATGAGGCCAGTGAGGGGGCAATTCCTTCTCTCCAATACCTTACAGGCCACCTCTATCACTTCTGTTTTCTAGAGAAACTGAGCACTCAGAGCAGTGAGGAAGACTGACACAGAACAGATACTGAAAAGTCACAATGGTATATGTTCTGATAGTAAGCCCAGTAGGAGGGCCTGATTTTGACTGAGGCAATCAAAATGAATATCTCTCATCCATCCTTCTATCCATCTGTTCATTCACTTCCTGCCTTGTTCCAGAAAGGATTTaaggcagcatttttttttctattttaggaaaaggcaagaaatagtGGTAAGCAATGAATCTAGGCAAACTTAACAGtcacattttaataaatgttgatACTGTAGTTGTGAAAttaaatgcaaactggtacaaaaGGATTTctgaaatcaaagaaaactaTCTTGGAATTAGGGGATGAAGTCCATGCGAAAACTCTGGTCTTTGAGCAGATGAGGGGGTGATTGTTTCACTTTTGACTCTGATAGATAAATATATAGTAGAACATAAAGATTATCATcagggaaagaaaggaataaagaaaagatcTGAAGAAAGTCCAAgtttataaaacaaacagaaggaGATAAAATAAATTCAACTGGGAATTCCctaatggcccagtggttaggactctgtgctttcattgccaagggtctgggttccatccctgatcagggaactaagatcccacaagctgatgcatggccaaaaataagtaaataaataaaataagttcaATCAACTTCCAGTAAAAGAATGGTAGATTAATAGCACAGGTTTACCTCCTCACTCCCCTACAATCCTATCAAAAGatagtaaagatattttaaacaagAATCAACGCAGGAAAACAGAGTGGGAGAAAGGACGTCAGACAATTAGCGACTTCAACAAATCCCTGGAAAGTTGTCTGAGGGTCCAGGGCCCCAGTGAGCCCTCTCCCATACTGAACATGTTGGGAGGATACCCAAGACAGTTTTGAAGTTTCCCTTCTGGAGAAGTCAAGCACAAATCTAGGTCAATGCACTCAAAGTCAATTCTGTCACTGAATGACAAActcactaaatttattttttccttttaagttttaGTTTATTAATGGAAttcttgttaattttcttagGCATGATAATAAGATTTCCTTAATATGATtagtcattctttttaataaatgcctTGGAGGCAACAGCTGTATTTTTCTGTGGATATATGACTGACTATATGTATAGGTATGAAGAACTATGAATATATTCTTCCTTATGAATAAGaatgtataaatgaaaaataaatctatcCATGACCTTCAATCATCCAGCTTCCTTATCTCTGTCTCTTAACTCCATCAGGAGGATAGTTCTTAAAACACTGTtatgaagacaaagaaaataaactaaagCTTAGAGCATAGACACAGAGAGCAAGAAAGTGTTCTTGGAAATTAAAAGAATTCATAAACACACAATTCAACAGAAGGACTGTTGAATTAGAAGGTGAAGTTGAGTAAATCTCCCAGGACAcagagcaaaaggaaaaagagacagaagATATGAGATAAAAAATAAGAGATACAGAGGATCAACCCAGAAGTCTAACATCTGACTAACAAGAGAGACCAGAGAGGACACAGTAGAAGAAATCATCAACAATCTAACAGAAAACTTCTGAGGATTTAAGAAAGGTGTGAATATTCTGACGTAAAAATGTCTACCACTGGTAAGTAGAATCAGTGGTGAAATGAAAATTTAGGGCACCAGGAAGAACCTAAAACCatccagaaaggaaaatatattggaaaggaatgaaatcagactgatatCTGAACATGTGTCGGCAACACTGAATGAtggaaaataaacaaagcaatgTCTGGAGAACCACCAACCTAGATTAGATAAAGTGCTACAGGAGCGCAAGAGCCCTTTTACAAGGAAGAAAGTAGAATTTATGCAGTCAATTCAATAAAAGCCCAGATAAAACATCCTACAGAGAagcataaaattatttatttaccagACTATTCACTGTAGAATTGTTCGTAATAGCAAAGACTGGGAAGCACTATAAATGTCCTAGGATTAAATGACCAAAGTTACAGCCATACCATGGAACATGGTAGAGCCTTACAAAGAATGAGATGCTTTTCAGAGGTACTAACATGGAGAGGTGCCCACACCatactgttaaaaacaaaaaagcaagttGCCGAAGAAAATGTAGTGGTAGTatattaataatagtaatgataatgATGAATATTTGTACATCTACAGGAAAAATTCAGTTACTTTTGAGGTGATGGGAATTACAGGAGAGTCACTGCTTTAGACATTTtgatattatttacttttttttggctgtgccatacagcttgtgggatctcagttccctgaccagggattgaaccccagctgtggcagtgaaagcccagaatcctaaccactaggtgACCAGGGAATTAACtccctttaattttttaacaaataattgGAAAACAAAATAGTATTTTGAGGTTCACTTCAGCTCCTGGGTAACTTGGTAAATGAGCTCTCCAAATACCTGTGGGCTCAAATTTTGTCTCTTCAACTTCTCTGTATGACCTCTTAACCTGTAAGCCTCAGTtccctgatctgtaaaatggggacccCAATAGCCCCTGCCTCAGAGTTAAATTCTGAGAGAGACAGCAGACATGCAGAGGGCAGCATTGAGCCTGTTCCCAGGACAGGTCCAACCAACGAATATGaatgccttcccttccctctggggCCCCTTCTGGCTGCGCCTGTAAAGGTAGGGGGTGTCTGGGAGTCTAGCATTTGGGGTAGTACTCTAACATCACGGCATACCTAGGATCTTGGTCAAAGGCGAACTGTATTCCCTGACCATGGTGCACATCCCAATCCACGATAAGGACCCTGTGAGTGGGAGAGAAGGGGGGCACTATGTAAGAAGATCAAGGAACAAGTGCCCAGACCAGGACACCCCACCTCATATCACCCTCATTACACCCGCCCTGCTGTTTGCTGCTGACCTCTGAATATCATGCTTCTGTTGAGCATAACGGGCAGCCACGGCCACGTGGTTGAACATGCAATATCCATCCATGAGACTGTGCTGGGCATGGTGTCCAGGAggcctgggcagggcagggaaggccAGAGATTGCTGGTGGTGGGGTTCTCCTCGGCAGAGATGGACTCTTCCTGCTCTCTACTCCTGGACCACCAACACCCTCAGTGCTGATGCCTGTGCAGCTGCCAGGAACTGAGTACTTGGGGCCCTCAGACCCTCACCCCTAGTCTACTCTTCTCTCTCTGAAGGAAATTTGAAAATGCTTATTAAAATGATCAGTGCATACACCCTCATAGCAAGTCCTTCTGCTCCTGGGGACTTAGTCCACAACCTATGTAACAAAAAGGGTGAAATAACATGTTTATAATTGGATGATATTTGCTGCAGCATTTTTTGGAAGCAGCAATTGATTGGAGAGAACTAAAATGCCCAATGGTAGGGGCTGGTTAACATACTGTGTGTTTGTATAATGGTGTTCTACATAGGTCTAGCCTATACACCATTAAAGAGAAAAGCTTTCCAAGATATAAAAGTGAAAAACGCATGGTACAGGGAGTGTGCTGAATGCTACCATAATTTGTGGCTAATAAAGGggaggggggcttcccttgtagctcagtcggtaaagaatctgcctgcaatgcaggagacccgggtttgattcctggatcaggaagatcccctggagaagggaatggcaacccactctagtattcttgcctagagaatcccatggacagaggagtctggcgggctacagggaatggggtcacaagagttg
The genomic region above belongs to Ovis canadensis isolate MfBH-ARS-UI-01 breed Bighorn chromosome X, ARS-UI_OviCan_v2, whole genome shotgun sequence and contains:
- the HDAC6 gene encoding histone deacetylase 6 isoform X4 → MTSTGQDSTTPKERRSRHNPPSPTHDSSITSKRGIKKGAMLRSSPSLAEVKKKGRMKKLSQTAEQDLIMGLQGLNLNLEARTLSGTGLVFDEQLNEFHCLWDDSFPERPERLHAIKEQLIQEGLLDRCVSFQARFAEKEELMLVHSLEYIDLMETTQYMNEGELHVLADTYDSVYLHPNSYTCACLASGSVLRLVDAVLEAEIRNGMAIIRPPGHHAQHSLMDGYCMFNHVAVAARYAQQKHDIQRVLIVDWDVHHGQGIQFAFDQDPSVLYFSIHRYEQGRFWPHLKASNWSTTGLGQGQGYTINVPWNQVGMQDADYIAAFLHVLLPVAFEFQPQLVLVAAGFDALQGDPKGEMAATPAGFAQLTHLLMGLAEGKLILSLEGGYNLRSLAEGVSASLHTLLGDPCPMLESPGAPCPSAQVSLSCALEALEPFWESLVRSVESLEEKDTVEKDDVEEKEEEKLPQSSELSVPIWPVLQARTGLVYDQRMMEHYNLWDNYHPEMPQRIHCIMHHLDELGLAKRCHSLPARPATDAELLTCHSAEHLERLRATEKMKTRELRREGANYDSIYICSSTFACAQLAAGAACRLVEAVLAGEVLNGIAVVRPPGHHAEPDAACGFCFFNSVAVAARHAQAISGHALRILIVDWDIHHGNGTQHIFEEDPSVLYISLHRYDHGTFFPMGNEGACTRIGKATGTGFTVNVAWNGPRMGDADYLAAWHRLVLPIAYEFNPELVLVSAGFDAARGDPLGGCQVSPEGYAHLTHLLMGLANGHIILILEGGYNLTSISESMAACTRSLLGDPLPLLTRLRPPLSGAQDSITKTIQVHRRYWRSLRVMKRKNIEGLSSSKLITKKPSQPASSELANVTTTVEGNILGAGMGQAASEASVKESTPDQTESATAPVELTQGQSSDTATQGAALDQTISEGATGGAELIQNPPASCVNNRIPPALPVQEAAAQTSPSKLTANLRILDLDSTTQEPSEEEGLLGEAAGGQDTNESVPVQVFGDHADTDQDLLAVKNIVHRNKFGEDIPHSD
- the HDAC6 gene encoding histone deacetylase 6 isoform X2; translated protein: MTSTGQDSTTPKERRSRHNPPSPTHDSSITSKRGIKKGAMLRSSPSLAEVKKKGRMKKLSQTAEQDLIMGLQGLNLNLEARTLSGTGLVFDEQLNEFHCLWDDSFPERPERLHAIKEQLIQEGLLDRCVSFQARFAEKEELMLVHSLEYIDLMETTQYMNEGELHVLADTYDSVYLHPNSYTCACLASGSVLRLVDAVLEAEIRNGMAIIRPPGHHAQHSLMDGYCMFNHVAVAARYAQQKHDIQRVLIVDWDVHHGQGIQFAFDQDPSVLYFSIHRYEQGRFWPHLKASNWSTTGLGQGQGYTINVPWNQVGMQDADYIAAFLHVLLPVAFEFQPQLVLVAAGFDALQGDPKGEMAATPAGFAQLTHLLMGLAEGKLILSLEGGYNLRSLAEGVSASLHTLLGDPCPMLESPGAPCPSAQVSLSCALEALEPFWESLVRSVESLEEKDTVEKDDVEEKEEEKLPQSSELSVPIWPVLQARTGLVYDQRMMEHYNLWDNYHPEMPQRIHCIMHHLDELGLAKRCHSLPARPATDAELLTCHSAEHLERLRATEKMKTRELRREGANYDSIYICSSTFACAQLAAGAACRLVEAVLAGEVLNGIAVVRPPGHHAEPDAACGFCFFNSVAVAARHAQAISGHALRILIVDWDIHHGNGTQHIFEEDPSVLYISLHRYDHGTFFPMGNEGACTRIGKATGTGFTVNVAWNGPRMGDADYLAAWHRLVLPIAYEFNPELVLVSAGFDAARGDPLGGCQVSPEGYAHLTHLLMGLANGHIILILEGGYNLTSISESMAACTRSLLGDPLPLLTRLRPPLSGAQDSITKTIQVHRRYWRSLRVMKRKNIEGLSSSKLITKKPSQPASSELANVTTTVEGNILGAGMGQAASEASVKESTPDQTESATAPVELTQGQSSDTATQGAALDQTISEGATGGAELIQNPPASCVNNRIPPALPVQEAAAQTSPSKLTANLRILDLDSTTQEPSEEEGLLGEAAGGQDTNESVPVQVFGDHADTDQVMFYAVRPLLWCPHLAAVCPIPETGLNVTQPCQDCGTLQENWVCLSCYQIYCGRYINAHMLQHHESSGHPLVLSYADLSAWCYHCQAYVHHKDLLAVKNIVHRNKFGEDIPHSD
- the HDAC6 gene encoding histone deacetylase 6 isoform X3, coding for MTSTGQDSTTPKERRSRHNPPSPTHDSSITSKRGIKKGAMLRSSPSLAEVKKKGRMKKLSQTAEQDLIMGLQGLVRGSWDNQNPKNLNLEARTLSGTGLVFDEQLNEFHCLWDDSFPERPERLHAIKEQLIQEGLLDRCVSFQARFAEKEELMLVHSLEYIDLMETTQYMNEGELHVLADTYDSVYLHPNSYTCACLASGSVLRLVDAVLEAEIRNGMAIIRPPGHHAQHSLMDGYCMFNHVAVAARYAQQKHDIQRVLIVDWDVHHGQGIQFAFDQDPSVLYFSIHRYEQGRFWPHLKASNWSTTGLGQGQGYTINVPWNQVGMQDADYIAAFLHVLLPVAFEFQPQLVLVAAGFDALQGDPKGEMAATPAGFAQLTHLLMGLAEGKLILSLEGGYNLRSLAEGVSASLHTLLGDPCPMLESPGAPCPSAQVSLSCALEALEPFWESLVRSVESLEEKDTVEKDDVEEKEEEKLPQSSELSVPIWPVLQARTGLVYDQRMMEHYNLWDNYHPEMPQRIHCIMHHLDELGLAKRCHSLPARPATDAELLTCHSAEHLERLRATEKMKTRELRREGANYDSIYICSSTFACAQLAAGAACRLVEAVLAGEVLNGIAVVRPPGHHAEPDAACGFCFFNSVAVAARHAQAISGHALRILIVDWDIHHGNGTQHIFEEDPSVLYISLHRYDHGTFFPMGNEGACTRIGKATGTGFTVNVAWNGPRMGDADYLAAWHRLVLPIAYEFNPELVLVSAGFDAARGDPLGGCQVSPEGYAHLTHLLMGLANGHIILILEGGYNLTSISESMAACTRSLLGDPLPLLTRLRPPLSGAQDSITKTIQVHRRYWRSLRVMKRKNIEGLSSSKLITKKPSQPASSELANVTTTVEGNILGAGMGQAASEASVKESTPDQTESATAPVELTQGQSSDTATQGAALDQTISEGATGGAELIQNPPASCVNNRIPPALPVQEAAAQTSPSKLTANLRILDLDSTTQEPSEEEGLLGEAAGGQDTNESVPVQVFGDHADTDQDLLAVKNIVHRNKFGEDIPHSD